One Thermococcus eurythermalis DNA segment encodes these proteins:
- a CDS encoding MFS transporter yields MDAMKNGETYDLSYAKKAMLVVVILPLLVMYTEAMLTPALPTIQKEFAINPNDVSWVLTIYLLVGTVSVALFGKLGDMYGKKKMFLVALGFYTLGVILNGFAPSFEALLVTRAIQGFGMAIFPLAFALVREEFPPSMVPQVQGMISAMFGVGMVIALPLGAWVTENWGWRWTYHTAAPFAVLMFVLAWKVLRESRYINPGKLDWQGALLLVWAVVPMLVGVTRAPNVGWTATQTLLLFAVSIVGFILLGIWEKRVENPLLPLDIITSRNPAIVNVGIMFAAFGISMMSQANTYIFQMPEPYGFGKTILQSGLLMTPQALVMLILAPLAGKLMPKVGAKPIALTGALVASAGLAFMSKYATGLSLWQYVAMIAVVGAGITLMNISLINILVFSVPPRIMGVATGANSLFRNFGSTWGPAIAGTIMSTYYVLFHPPGAPEFVQIKIPTEEAYSVLFGGAAAVYLFLALLVLATREVMKGGRIHEVKNEGERDVEVA; encoded by the coding sequence ATGGACGCGATGAAAAACGGTGAAACCTACGACCTCAGCTACGCGAAGAAGGCGATGCTGGTAGTCGTCATCCTTCCACTCCTCGTCATGTACACAGAGGCGATGCTGACGCCCGCTTTGCCCACAATACAGAAGGAGTTCGCGATAAACCCCAACGACGTCAGCTGGGTTCTGACCATCTACCTGCTCGTTGGAACGGTCAGCGTGGCCCTCTTTGGAAAGCTCGGCGACATGTACGGCAAGAAGAAGATGTTCCTCGTTGCACTGGGCTTCTACACACTCGGCGTCATCCTGAACGGCTTTGCGCCAAGCTTTGAGGCGCTCCTCGTCACGAGGGCAATCCAGGGCTTTGGAATGGCCATATTCCCGCTCGCCTTCGCCCTCGTCCGTGAGGAGTTCCCGCCGAGCATGGTGCCGCAGGTTCAGGGAATGATAAGTGCCATGTTTGGAGTCGGTATGGTCATAGCCCTGCCCCTCGGCGCCTGGGTCACCGAGAACTGGGGCTGGAGGTGGACATACCACACGGCGGCCCCGTTCGCAGTCCTGATGTTCGTCCTCGCCTGGAAGGTTCTCCGCGAGAGCCGCTACATCAACCCCGGAAAGCTCGACTGGCAGGGCGCTCTGCTCCTCGTCTGGGCCGTCGTGCCGATGCTGGTCGGTGTAACCCGGGCCCCGAACGTTGGGTGGACGGCGACTCAAACGCTCCTCCTCTTCGCGGTCTCCATAGTCGGCTTCATACTCCTCGGTATCTGGGAGAAGAGGGTGGAGAACCCGCTCCTTCCGCTTGACATCATAACCTCGCGCAACCCGGCCATAGTGAACGTTGGAATAATGTTCGCGGCCTTCGGTATCTCCATGATGAGCCAGGCGAACACCTACATCTTCCAGATGCCGGAACCCTACGGCTTCGGCAAGACGATACTCCAGAGCGGCCTCCTCATGACCCCCCAGGCCCTCGTGATGCTTATACTGGCCCCGCTCGCCGGAAAACTGATGCCAAAGGTCGGCGCAAAGCCAATAGCCCTCACGGGCGCTCTGGTGGCCAGTGCTGGCCTTGCGTTCATGTCAAAATACGCTACCGGCCTCTCACTGTGGCAGTACGTCGCTATGATTGCAGTAGTCGGAGCGGGGATAACCCTCATGAACATCTCGCTGATAAACATCTTAGTCTTCAGCGTCCCGCCGAGGATCATGGGCGTCGCAACAGGTGCAAACAGCCTCTTCAGGAACTTCGGTTCGACCTGGGGGCCGGCAATAGCGGGAACAATAATGAGCACCTACTACGTCCTCTTCCACCCGCCGGGGGCTCCGGAGTTCGTGCAGATTAAAATCCCAACGGAGGAGGCCTACTCGGTGCTCTTCGGCGGGGCGGCAGCGGTTTACCTGTTCCTGGCGCTCCTTGTCCTTGCAACGAGAGAAGTCATGAAGGGCGGAAGGATACATGAGGTCAAAAATGAAGGGGAAAGGGACGTTGAGGTCGCTTAG
- a CDS encoding MBL fold metallo-hydrolase, whose protein sequence is MENLEVVYPDLFPVEIPPNTVMLRGLDWDSNVYLFRSGKEALVVDTGTGDNVERYFSLWLSEGYLNGLKKVIIFNTHEHFDHIGGNLKMKELFEKMGVEVVFAAHQKTAEVIERSESSIILDYAYGKRFPGHGVDLKLQDGDYLRIGKRKLLLLHTPGHTAGSSCLYLEGEPSLAFTGDTLFKGTVGRTDLPSGDHRALRGSIERLAELGVDFGLPGHGWVIKDWRGNIEAVRRFL, encoded by the coding sequence TTGGAGAACCTTGAAGTGGTATACCCCGACCTGTTCCCGGTTGAGATTCCGCCGAACACGGTGATGCTGAGGGGCCTTGACTGGGACTCCAACGTCTACCTCTTCCGCTCCGGGAAGGAAGCCCTTGTCGTTGATACCGGCACGGGGGACAACGTTGAGCGCTACTTCTCCCTCTGGCTCAGCGAGGGCTACCTGAACGGCCTCAAAAAGGTCATAATCTTCAACACCCACGAGCACTTCGACCATATTGGCGGAAACCTCAAGATGAAAGAGCTTTTTGAGAAGATGGGTGTTGAGGTTGTTTTCGCCGCCCACCAAAAGACGGCGGAGGTCATTGAGCGCTCCGAGAGCTCGATAATCCTCGACTACGCCTACGGAAAAAGGTTCCCGGGGCATGGGGTTGACCTCAAACTCCAGGACGGCGACTACCTGAGGATTGGTAAGCGAAAACTGCTCCTCCTTCACACGCCGGGCCACACAGCGGGAAGCTCCTGCCTCTACCTTGAAGGAGAGCCGAGCCTTGCATTCACAGGGGACACACTCTTCAAGGGAACAGTCGGGAGGACTGACTTACCCAGCGGAGACCACAGGGCGCTTAGGGGGAGCATCGAAAGGCTGGCGGAGCTTGGGGTTGACTTCGGCCTGCCTGGGCACGGGTGGGTAATAAAGGACTGGCGCGGGAACATCGAGGCCGTGAGGAGGTTCCTATGA
- a CDS encoding DEAD/DEAH box helicase — MEAIYVKCYHALLKSEFNVYVNSTEVKSSEYKAGTLKLGIETKSFSRDRIVQLFSRYTDRPDECFNGLVKRGFIVKVGNGYRSLHMDVAIRSAFLRTSPNSPPYVVSPRLALYEIPIPSNEDRRISPGRHYRDEGFKKVENVLVKSIVGFFGENGTKYAEIYKEFLRRHFGDGGLDAFQALALSRLLREGYPPVGKTFIITAPTGSGKTEIFTLYMIAKLIKAVMDGTEERVVLVYPRKALSVDQAGRIIEMLKLLNDILRRHGIERRITFGIRDGETPRDLGKLKEFLRESNSFRGILGKDKNKFVYEIRDGKAVVSKNGVVYDFIVPLRRDMGDNPPTVLVTNTWALETRLLDNTKKDIGARYFEKVSLVVFDEAHEYTGLGGALVAGNIELMAKVSKMPLDIVLSSATVPNPKDFAERLSGRSNVVHVDFREHVKVLEGDYGVKFKGKRLVLMGIYDILPTVSWSTYAQLWAVYMSFLHYCYSNGGKNYWPKSLIFIQNIKEIRRVKRGFDNNISLGEPKDHLYLFGDRRPSTDPFSYTHYVPPSLWGYLDSVFTNESPYLKELLDKVAMMYSELPKGEREAIIKDLKEPKSNLATVLTTSSLELGVDYDGVSFILNVGFENPISLRQRIGRGGRSMESMRTVLGIILTKKVPTEAFLLYDPNIWDKLHPMQRQDEGQLIVSTENPQVKVRNLLTEAVVNLALAGEPTYASDEALKGKDRMVEFLKKVLDKVEGGL, encoded by the coding sequence ATGGAAGCTATTTATGTTAAGTGTTACCATGCTCTTTTAAAATCCGAGTTTAATGTTTATGTTAACAGTACGGAAGTAAAGAGCAGTGAGTACAAAGCGGGGACTCTGAAGCTTGGCATTGAGACTAAGAGTTTCTCCAGAGATCGAATAGTCCAGCTCTTCTCAAGATACACCGACAGGCCCGATGAATGCTTTAACGGGCTTGTCAAAAGAGGGTTCATAGTGAAAGTCGGAAACGGCTACCGTTCCCTACATATGGACGTTGCCATCAGGAGTGCGTTTCTCAGAACTTCCCCCAACTCGCCTCCCTATGTGGTCAGCCCCAGGTTGGCGCTCTACGAGATTCCCATACCGTCTAATGAGGACCGCAGGATTTCCCCGGGCAGGCACTACAGGGATGAAGGCTTTAAGAAGGTTGAAAATGTCCTCGTGAAGAGCATCGTCGGCTTTTTCGGAGAAAATGGGACGAAATACGCTGAGATATACAAGGAGTTTCTCAGAAGACATTTCGGCGACGGCGGTCTCGATGCGTTTCAGGCCCTCGCCCTTTCTAGACTCCTCAGGGAAGGCTATCCCCCTGTTGGTAAGACCTTCATAATCACCGCTCCCACAGGTTCCGGAAAGACTGAAATCTTTACCCTCTACATGATAGCCAAGCTTATCAAAGCTGTGATGGACGGTACTGAGGAGCGCGTGGTTCTTGTTTATCCGCGAAAAGCCCTCTCCGTTGACCAGGCAGGCAGGATTATCGAGATGTTAAAGCTATTGAATGACATTCTTAGGAGGCACGGCATAGAGCGGAGGATAACCTTTGGAATCAGAGATGGAGAAACACCCCGCGATTTGGGTAAACTTAAAGAGTTCCTCAGGGAGTCCAACTCGTTCAGGGGCATACTTGGAAAGGACAAGAATAAGTTCGTTTACGAGATAAGAGATGGAAAAGCCGTGGTTTCCAAAAATGGTGTTGTTTACGACTTCATAGTTCCACTTCGGAGGGACATGGGCGATAATCCACCAACGGTTCTCGTCACAAACACGTGGGCCCTTGAAACGCGCCTCTTGGATAACACAAAAAAAGACATCGGAGCCAGGTACTTTGAAAAAGTCTCCCTGGTTGTTTTCGACGAAGCGCACGAGTACACAGGCCTTGGAGGGGCCCTCGTTGCAGGTAACATCGAGCTGATGGCAAAGGTTAGCAAGATGCCTCTGGACATTGTTCTTTCCTCTGCAACCGTTCCCAATCCAAAGGATTTCGCAGAAAGGCTTTCCGGTCGGAGCAATGTTGTCCACGTGGATTTCAGGGAGCACGTCAAGGTCCTTGAAGGGGACTATGGAGTTAAGTTCAAGGGCAAACGCCTAGTCCTCATGGGAATATATGACATCCTCCCCACAGTATCGTGGAGTACCTACGCCCAGCTTTGGGCCGTCTACATGTCATTCCTCCACTACTGCTACTCCAATGGTGGAAAGAACTACTGGCCGAAGTCTCTAATATTCATACAGAATATCAAGGAGATACGCAGGGTTAAAAGAGGTTTTGACAACAACATCTCCCTCGGTGAGCCGAAGGACCACCTTTACCTGTTTGGAGATAGACGGCCTTCCACCGACCCATTCTCGTATACCCATTATGTTCCTCCAAGTCTATGGGGGTACCTTGACTCCGTTTTTACTAATGAGAGTCCTTACCTCAAGGAACTCCTTGATAAAGTGGCGATGATGTATAGCGAGCTTCCTAAGGGGGAGCGTGAGGCGATCATAAAGGATCTGAAAGAGCCAAAATCAAACCTCGCGACCGTTCTGACGACCTCGTCCCTTGAGCTTGGAGTTGACTACGATGGGGTTTCTTTTATTCTCAACGTTGGCTTTGAGAACCCAATATCTCTAAGACAGAGGATTGGAAGGGGCGGTCGTTCAATGGAGTCCATGAGGACCGTCTTGGGCATAATCCTCACTAAGAAGGTGCCCACTGAGGCGTTCCTTCTCTATGATCCAAACATCTGGGATAAGCTTCACCCGATGCAGAGACAGGACGAAGGACAGCTCATAGTCTCGACCGAGAATCCGCAGGTCAAGGTGAGGAACCTTCTCACTGAGGCAGTTGTTAATCTTGCCCTCGCCGGAGAACCAACGTATGCCTCAGATGAGGCGCTCAAAGGTAAGGACAGGATGGTGGAGTTCCTCAAGAAGGTTCTAGATAAGGTGGAGGGTGGGTTATGA
- a CDS encoding YchF/TatD family DNA exonuclease, whose product MIDAHAHFEFYKKDAPRVIKDCRKELRAVVDSITEYRKAHVWKSWELLKPYLGFVVPTLGYHPNEARRGNWEKVKKVEDFIREHSGEIVAIGEIGLDYHYAENEAQRENQRAIFRHFLEMALELDLPVVIHAREAEKEAYELVQKAGVRAYFHSYAGSVELAKEIVENGHVIGINTGIVFIPEVKAVAEAIDVDALLVETDSPYMSPFKGQRNTPCNVKVAVEWIARLQGLDFEEVERETEKNAIEFFNLGVRI is encoded by the coding sequence ATGATAGACGCACACGCCCATTTCGAGTTCTACAAAAAGGACGCACCAAGGGTAATAAAGGATTGCAGGAAGGAGCTTAGGGCGGTAGTGGACTCAATAACCGAGTACCGCAAGGCCCACGTCTGGAAGAGCTGGGAGCTACTGAAGCCATACTTAGGGTTCGTCGTTCCGACGCTCGGCTACCACCCCAACGAGGCGCGCAGGGGAAACTGGGAGAAGGTGAAAAAAGTCGAGGACTTCATCCGCGAGCACTCGGGAGAGATAGTGGCAATAGGAGAGATAGGCCTCGACTACCACTACGCCGAGAACGAGGCTCAGAGGGAAAACCAGAGGGCCATATTCAGGCACTTCCTTGAGATGGCCCTCGAACTCGATCTGCCAGTCGTGATACACGCAAGAGAAGCCGAAAAAGAGGCCTACGAGCTCGTTCAGAAAGCCGGGGTCAGGGCTTACTTCCACTCCTACGCTGGGAGCGTTGAGCTGGCGAAGGAGATAGTGGAGAACGGCCACGTGATAGGGATAAACACGGGGATAGTCTTCATCCCCGAAGTTAAGGCGGTCGCCGAGGCTATCGATGTTGATGCTCTCCTCGTCGAGACCGACAGCCCGTACATGAGCCCCTTCAAGGGGCAGAGAAATACCCCGTGCAACGTCAAAGTCGCCGTTGAGTGGATAGCAAGGCTCCAGGGGCTGGACTTTGAGGAAGTGGAAAGGGAAACAGAGAAAAACGCAATTGAGTTCTTCAATCTGGGGGTGAGGATATGA
- a CDS encoding DUF835 domain-containing protein, producing the protein MKEIVNRLKNLSAKELLSYAIFNEEEEAEYYAELAKRAERRSVKALFKKMSEESKGHEQLLRRLFNRLFPGEEPVKVDAPPVEVYPFYPKFESARDYLSALSYCMESELFAKHTYELLASVAQDEEVRRLALDLAAIEQLHYEEIKRVYDLIEAFERRHLSPRDLTSGAYLLTDDEKVKYFLLDFLDGPRVLLAFVRENPRKFAEFVQSPGKVLWVTKTDVEDGIPPELIFDMKREVSKFFKKCSSKGEQGVVFIQNLGYLASQLGFKEALDFVLYVKDLATLNNGYLVVTAIPEAFEKKEWAIITSELELIS; encoded by the coding sequence ATGAAGGAAATTGTAAACCGCCTGAAGAACCTATCGGCAAAGGAGCTGTTAAGCTATGCCATCTTTAACGAGGAGGAAGAGGCCGAATATTATGCTGAACTCGCCAAGCGGGCCGAGCGCAGGAGCGTTAAGGCCCTCTTCAAGAAGATGAGCGAAGAGAGCAAGGGGCACGAGCAGCTGCTCCGCAGGCTCTTTAACAGGCTCTTCCCCGGAGAGGAGCCGGTAAAAGTTGATGCCCCTCCCGTTGAGGTCTACCCTTTCTATCCGAAGTTCGAGAGCGCCAGAGATTACCTCTCGGCCCTGAGCTACTGTATGGAGAGTGAACTCTTTGCCAAGCATACCTATGAGCTTCTGGCGAGTGTTGCACAGGACGAAGAAGTGCGGAGACTTGCCCTCGACCTGGCGGCCATAGAGCAACTCCACTACGAGGAAATCAAGCGCGTTTACGACCTCATCGAGGCCTTCGAACGCAGACATTTGTCTCCTCGAGACCTTACTTCGGGAGCATACCTACTCACAGACGACGAGAAGGTGAAGTACTTCCTCCTCGACTTCCTTGATGGACCGAGGGTTCTCCTTGCCTTTGTCCGAGAAAACCCGCGTAAATTCGCCGAGTTCGTCCAAAGTCCTGGAAAAGTGCTGTGGGTAACAAAGACTGACGTCGAAGATGGTATTCCACCCGAACTCATCTTCGACATGAAGAGAGAGGTTTCCAAGTTTTTCAAGAAGTGCTCCTCAAAGGGAGAGCAGGGAGTCGTGTTTATCCAGAACCTAGGCTATTTAGCGAGCCAGCTCGGCTTCAAAGAAGCGCTTGACTTCGTGCTATACGTCAAGGACCTCGCGACCCTCAACAACGGCTACCTTGTAGTGACGGCCATTCCAGAAGCCTTTGAGAAGAAGGAGTGGGCGATTATCACATCGGAGCTTGAGCTAATCTCTTGA
- a CDS encoding DEAD/DEAH box helicase: MHTLLKKVIKERFGRLNRLQQDAFREVSSGKSVLIIAPTGSGKTEAAVLPVFNEILEEGLKPISALYIAPLKALNRDLLERLEWWGKKLGITVEVRHGDTSAYKKARQTRNPPQMLIITPETLGVILTVKSLRKHLENVKFVIVDEIAELVDNKRGAQLLLNLERLAEIADFRRIGMTATVGNEDEVREWLKADVIVRPSWKKSYRFHVLYPKPTEKAMGLAEKLSLSPEIAARLRLLWEIVEEHGKALIFTNTRQFAEILAHRLKAWGKPVEVHHGSLSREARVKAERALKEGKIRALICTSSMELGIDIGDVDVVIQYMSPRQVNRLVQRVGRAKHRIGEVSEGYIITSNVEDYLQSLVIAKHALEGRFEAVEPMGGLDVLAHFVVGLLIEYKKLPRERPYEIARRAYVYRDLSWSDYLDVLRVLEDAHLVGYDEESGLLYLRRRAFQYYYENLSTIPDEVSWRVFDAKSGHIIGRLDESFVMDLEEGMEFVMNGRSWIVLKIDGEARLLKVRESRSLESAIPSWEGEMIPVPFRVALDVGRLKRELAFDFEKAKDLLKGVEFKEEELRRAFEEIKDEPFSTDRDIVVESTPKATIIHADFGNRANEALGQLVHSLLIMRYGRVFSVRSQAHAIVFKTPFQLNPEEVKGYLYQEPESLEFIVSRAIRDSHAYRWRMMNVAKRFGALRRDAKIRRIERLFEGTVIEKETLNELYHDKVNVRKGELLLEMLKRGTLRVKTELRGEPSTLAKLNMSVGGEFLLSGVLERDEILELFKKRLLDHEVVLVCTNCGWNSKTKVSRLEERIKYWECPRCGSRMLAVAHPIDAEEFLPVLEKVRHGKPLDKKEERVYRKLLKAADLIDSYGFDAVLALASYGTGPDTAARILGQYKGDALIVALMERERQFIRTRRFWVDRKEEKEKEDKSTH; this comes from the coding sequence ATGCACACCCTCCTCAAGAAGGTCATCAAAGAGCGCTTTGGAAGGCTCAACAGGCTCCAGCAAGACGCTTTTAGAGAGGTTAGCTCCGGAAAGAGCGTTTTGATTATCGCCCCAACTGGTTCTGGAAAGACAGAAGCGGCAGTCCTGCCGGTTTTCAACGAGATACTCGAGGAGGGGCTCAAACCTATCTCGGCGCTCTACATAGCTCCCCTCAAGGCCCTCAACAGGGATCTGCTTGAGAGGCTCGAATGGTGGGGAAAGAAGCTAGGGATAACGGTCGAGGTCAGACACGGTGACACTTCGGCATACAAAAAGGCGAGGCAGACGAGGAACCCGCCCCAGATGCTAATAATCACCCCTGAAACTCTTGGCGTCATTCTGACCGTTAAATCACTCAGAAAGCACCTTGAAAACGTGAAGTTCGTCATCGTGGACGAGATAGCCGAGCTTGTGGACAACAAGCGCGGGGCGCAGCTCCTCCTCAACCTTGAGAGGCTGGCCGAGATAGCCGACTTCAGAAGGATAGGTATGACTGCAACGGTGGGCAACGAGGACGAGGTGAGAGAGTGGCTGAAGGCGGACGTCATAGTCAGGCCGAGCTGGAAGAAGAGCTACCGCTTCCACGTGCTATATCCAAAGCCTACTGAAAAGGCCATGGGGCTGGCCGAGAAACTGAGCCTCTCGCCAGAGATAGCGGCGAGGCTTAGACTTTTGTGGGAGATAGTCGAGGAGCACGGAAAGGCCCTCATATTCACCAACACGCGCCAGTTCGCGGAGATTTTGGCGCACCGCCTCAAGGCCTGGGGAAAGCCTGTTGAGGTTCACCACGGCTCGCTTTCGAGGGAGGCGCGCGTTAAGGCGGAGAGGGCGCTGAAGGAGGGTAAAATCAGGGCGCTGATATGCACCTCTTCAATGGAGCTGGGAATAGACATCGGCGACGTGGACGTCGTAATCCAGTACATGAGCCCGAGGCAGGTCAACAGGCTCGTCCAGCGCGTCGGGAGGGCGAAGCACAGGATTGGCGAGGTCAGCGAGGGCTACATCATAACCTCCAACGTCGAGGACTACCTTCAGAGCCTTGTCATAGCTAAGCACGCCCTCGAAGGCCGCTTTGAGGCGGTCGAGCCGATGGGAGGGCTGGACGTTCTGGCCCACTTTGTTGTCGGCCTGCTCATAGAGTACAAAAAGCTTCCACGCGAGAGGCCCTATGAGATAGCAAGGAGGGCGTACGTTTACAGGGACTTGAGCTGGAGCGACTACCTCGACGTTCTCCGCGTTTTGGAGGACGCTCACTTGGTCGGCTACGACGAGGAGAGCGGCCTGCTCTACCTGAGGCGCAGGGCATTCCAGTACTACTACGAAAACCTCTCGACGATTCCCGATGAGGTCTCATGGAGGGTCTTTGACGCGAAGAGCGGGCACATCATAGGCAGACTGGACGAGAGCTTTGTGATGGATCTGGAGGAGGGTATGGAGTTCGTAATGAACGGGCGGAGCTGGATTGTGCTCAAGATAGACGGTGAGGCGAGGCTTCTGAAGGTGCGCGAGAGCAGGAGCCTTGAGAGCGCGATACCGAGCTGGGAGGGTGAGATGATTCCCGTCCCGTTCAGAGTTGCCCTTGACGTCGGCAGACTGAAGAGGGAGCTTGCCTTCGACTTTGAGAAAGCGAAGGATCTCCTGAAAGGGGTCGAGTTCAAAGAGGAGGAACTTAGAAGGGCCTTCGAAGAAATCAAGGACGAACCCTTCTCCACCGACCGCGATATAGTCGTCGAGAGCACGCCGAAGGCTACGATAATCCACGCTGACTTCGGGAACAGGGCGAACGAGGCCCTTGGCCAGCTGGTTCACTCCCTTCTAATCATGAGATATGGGAGAGTCTTCTCAGTCCGCTCCCAGGCCCACGCGATAGTCTTCAAGACACCATTCCAGCTAAACCCTGAGGAGGTGAAGGGCTACCTCTACCAGGAGCCAGAGAGTCTGGAGTTCATAGTTTCCCGCGCCATAAGAGACTCCCACGCCTACCGCTGGAGGATGATGAACGTAGCAAAGCGCTTCGGCGCGCTGAGACGGGACGCGAAAATAAGGAGGATTGAAAGGCTCTTCGAGGGCACGGTGATTGAGAAAGAAACACTCAACGAGCTCTACCACGACAAGGTCAACGTGAGGAAGGGTGAGCTCCTGCTTGAAATGCTTAAGCGGGGCACCCTTAGGGTGAAGACCGAGCTGAGGGGAGAGCCATCAACGCTGGCTAAGCTTAACATGAGCGTCGGAGGGGAGTTCCTGCTCTCCGGCGTCCTTGAGAGGGACGAGATACTTGAGCTGTTTAAGAAGAGGCTCCTCGACCACGAGGTCGTTTTAGTCTGCACCAACTGTGGCTGGAACTCGAAGACGAAGGTCTCACGCCTGGAGGAGAGAATTAAGTACTGGGAGTGCCCGCGCTGCGGTTCGAGAATGCTGGCTGTTGCCCACCCGATCGACGCGGAGGAGTTTCTCCCGGTTCTGGAGAAAGTTCGCCATGGAAAACCGTTAGATAAGAAAGAGGAGAGGGTTTACAGGAAGCTCCTGAAGGCGGCAGATCTTATAGACTCATACGGCTTCGACGCCGTCCTCGCCCTGGCGAGCTATGGGACTGGCCCAGACACTGCGGCAAGGATTCTGGGACAGTATAAGGGTGATGCCCTCATCGTAGCCCTGATGGAGCGCGAGAGGCAGTTCATACGGACGAGGCGGTTCTGGGTGGACAGGAAGGAGGAGAAAGAAAAGGAAGACAAGTCTACCCACTGA
- a CDS encoding DUF3216 domain-containing protein, with amino-acid sequence MKVEEVAKVKELLEELGEKALIARVDSFMALNEGLETKKGEDYIRLSVLSFLEGLLMTLKMKYPEKGEVADLYEEIKAKRAELDELFRKPKMQNLQGPM; translated from the coding sequence ATGAAAGTGGAAGAAGTTGCGAAAGTGAAGGAGCTCCTCGAAGAGCTCGGAGAGAAAGCCCTGATTGCAAGGGTTGACTCCTTCATGGCGCTGAACGAGGGGCTTGAGACGAAGAAGGGCGAGGACTACATAAGGCTCTCCGTCCTGAGTTTTCTGGAAGGGCTCCTGATGACTCTGAAGATGAAGTATCCTGAGAAAGGAGAGGTTGCGGACTTATATGAGGAAATCAAAGCCAAGAGGGCCGAGCTGGACGAGCTCTTCAGGAAACCAAAGATGCAGAACCTTCAGGGGCCAATGTAA
- a CDS encoding M20/M25/M40 family metallo-hydrolase: protein MKTERAKEILLQLLKIPSPSGKEDRIMLHIMEFLHRLDYDVTIESDGEIIDLVVNPNAELFYEVHVDTIPIRAEPFVRGNIVYGTGASDIKGGAAAILLMLENLRKEGKDLNVGIVFVSDEEQGGRGSALFMERYKPKMAVVLEPTDLEVHIAHAGNIEAYFEVDGKEAHGACPESGVNAIEETYKMLEKLKNLEPFKAKGEFFDPHIGIQELVCENPVYLIPALCRGRLEARLLPEQEVEDVLDIMDPILDEYTKSYEYTEIWDGYRLEPDEEIVQMAKQAMERTGLDEFGGMRSWTDAINFMYNGTRTIVFGPGNLDISHTKFERIDVRDVVTASEFLKALNEIYGKGA from the coding sequence ATGAAGACCGAGAGAGCGAAGGAGATACTCCTTCAGCTTTTGAAGATACCCTCCCCCTCAGGAAAGGAAGACAGGATAATGCTCCACATCATGGAGTTCCTGCACAGGCTCGACTACGACGTCACGATAGAGAGCGACGGCGAGATAATAGACCTCGTCGTGAACCCCAATGCCGAGCTCTTCTACGAGGTGCACGTGGACACGATACCCATCAGGGCCGAGCCCTTCGTTAGGGGCAACATCGTCTACGGAACCGGTGCGAGCGACATAAAGGGCGGTGCCGCCGCGATACTCCTCATGCTTGAGAACCTCCGCAAGGAGGGCAAAGACCTCAACGTCGGCATCGTTTTCGTCAGCGACGAGGAGCAGGGTGGCAGGGGAAGCGCCCTCTTCATGGAGCGCTACAAGCCCAAGATGGCGGTTGTCCTTGAGCCGACCGACCTGGAAGTGCACATAGCCCACGCCGGCAACATCGAGGCATACTTTGAGGTGGACGGTAAGGAGGCCCACGGTGCCTGTCCGGAGAGCGGAGTTAACGCGATTGAAGAGACCTACAAGATGCTTGAAAAGCTAAAGAACCTCGAACCTTTCAAGGCCAAGGGAGAGTTCTTTGACCCGCACATAGGAATTCAGGAGCTCGTCTGTGAGAACCCCGTCTACCTAATCCCCGCCCTCTGCAGGGGGAGACTTGAGGCGAGGCTTCTGCCTGAGCAGGAGGTCGAGGACGTCCTCGATATAATGGACCCAATACTCGACGAGTACACCAAGAGCTACGAGTACACCGAGATATGGGACGGCTACCGCCTTGAACCCGATGAGGAAATCGTCCAGATGGCCAAACAGGCCATGGAAAGGACGGGCCTTGACGAGTTCGGCGGAATGAGGAGCTGGACAGACGCTATAAACTTCATGTACAACGGGACGAGGACGATAGTGTTCGGCCCCGGCAACCTCGACATCTCGCACACAAAGTTCGAGCGCATTGACGTGAGGGATGTAGTAACTGCCAGCGAGTTCCTGAAGGCCCTCAACGAGATTTATGGAAAAGGGGCGTGA
- a CDS encoding DUF504 domain-containing protein has translation MRKGSLKEVLAKIKHDPRENEGDYYIVIEHRGAYGNEKKIPVELIKLGHGYFFIGETQIPYHRIIRVVRKDGKVVWEKRSRD, from the coding sequence ATGAGGAAGGGTTCCCTGAAGGAGGTGCTGGCGAAGATTAAGCACGACCCCAGGGAGAACGAGGGGGACTACTACATCGTAATCGAGCACAGGGGGGCATATGGAAACGAGAAAAAGATTCCCGTTGAGCTGATTAAGCTGGGGCACGGCTACTTCTTCATCGGCGAGACGCAGATTCCGTACCACAGGATAATCCGCGTTGTCAGAAAAGATGGAAAGGTAGTTTGGGAAAAGCGCTCAAGAGATTAG